GTCCAATACTAGCACTGCCGGATCATGCAATAGCGCAGCCGCAAACACAACCCTTTGCTTCATGCCGTGCGAATAGCTTTCTGTCATTTGATCAACGAATTCCGCGAGACTAAAATTTTGAATTTCACGCGCAATTCGAGTCGCTGCTTCTTCACGACCTAGGCCGTACAAATCTGCGATAAATTGCAAAAACTCGCGACCGGAAAGCTTTTCGTACAGATAGGGTTCTTCCGGCACGTAACCCAGGCAGCGGTTGGCCTGACGCGTTTCGCGGACAACATCGTAGTTGCAAATCCGGACTGTACCGACGGTGGGTCGCAATAAGCCGACCAACATTTTGATGGAAGTTGTTTTGCCGGCGCCGTTGGGGCCCAAGAGCGCAAACAACTCGCCGGGCGGAATGGCTAAGGTCAAACGGTCAACCGCCGTTTTTGGTCCATAGTTTCGCACTACTTGGTCGAATTCGATCATCGCTGTCTTCAAAAACTGATTTCGGCGATCAGAAATAAATGCCGACTAACATCGCCTGTTCGCCATGACTCAGGGCGGTGGACTAGTCACGGGTTCGGTAGGATCAGGGCCAGTATCGGGCACACTGAGATTGGAGTTTGCGGGATTTGAATTGGCGTTCAATGGCCCTCCAAATCCGCCTCGCCGGTGCATATGTAACCTGCCCTCCGGCTCTTCGTCTTTACTTCGTACGGCAAGTTCATCCGACCGTTCCGGAGAAAGTCGCAGAAAAGTCAAGTCAGAACCCAATATCGACACTTCCTGCTTGAGAACTGCGCCATCATCGCGGACCCAAATTCTGGCTCGTGGTTGACTCGTGGAGGATAGTGCCGATCCGGAATCAGCACGATATTCTACTAAATTGACTGCCGCTCCCTGGCCTTCCCATATTAATACTTCGCGACGTTCGACCCGAGCTTGCAACACATCTACAGGATTGTTCGGCGGTCGCAATGGACTGAATACCGGCACGGTCCATTCTTGTCCAATCCGCAGGCCGGTCAGGCACAATTGTGGCGATAATTCGTCAGATACGAGGGCGTCGCCAGGCAAATAGGTATCGAACGGATATTCCACTTCACCAGCGCGTACCACAATTTTTAGCAACGTTCCATTCACAGTTCCTTTTATTCGGATGACATCGTGCAAGCCATCGATCCGCAGCGCCGAGTTGAACTCGGACAAATATCCAAGCTTATCAATTACCAAATGACTTTCCACGAACATGCGGAAGTTATCACCAGGTGGAACTGCTGTATGCATCAATGCTCGCATCCAGGCTGGCGACAACTCTTCCAAAGGCACGTGTTCAAAATGAATGCGGCTTTCCACCTCGGTCATGTCGCTATTCTTTTTTTGTAGCGAAATCACCGCATAGCCCAACTCCTTACCATTAAGTGACATATCCCAAGCAACATGCAAACCTGCTTCCGTCGCTTGGAGACTATACATGGAGTGATAGTTCGGTGGCTCTCCGCGGCGCAGCGGAGGCAAAATTTTGGCCACAACTAACCATGTGCCGGTCGTTAGCCAAACCAAAACCACGGCGGTATTAAACCATCGGCTACCCATGCACGCCACTTTCTAATAGATACACCGAAATGGAACTGTATTATTGCACAGTTACTATCGATTTCCACTTCAAGTACTGGCCCATTTTGGTTTTAACCACCATGCGCTACTCAAGGTATCGCGAAATCCTTGAATCAACCCAATTTTGCCGCTTGGGATTTCGCCAGATTTCTCATTCCCTGCAGCAGAAAAGATGGGAAATGCCGGCCAACGTATTTTACCAAAGAATCAGCAAATAGCTGGCACGGATGGCAACATATAGCTGTCGCCCTATTGCCAACTGCTCTAATCGCTGATTTTCAGTTTTATTTCGTCACTATTGCCCCGCAGTTCGGGGGCATACATTGCGCTGGCTGCGGCAGGCAGAGCGCTAAATTGACCTGGAACCTCAGCCCGCATAGCACTGCAAAGGTCGTCCAAGCCACAAGCACCATGCCCATTGGTACAACCATTTTTGAGCGACCAAACGGATTTCCAGTTACCATTTTTCTATGCTCGCCAAGGGAGCAAACTTCATTGTTGTAAAACAATTGTGATCTACGTTTCTGTTATTCTTTAATTACGGAAATGAAAAACGTTGCAACTGCTCCCCTTGTTGGGTTTTCGCATAATTCCAAGAGCTAACCCAATCGGCAACAAATCATGGCCGCCAACCACAGAAGACATCGCTTTAGTATCTTGAAAGTTAACTGAACCATTTGTATGCCGGATAGTCGCGTTATAGGCAGCTGCCGTTAGTGCGACAAGAGCGACCTATTTTTACTTACAAGCGAATCGCGCCCAGTGTATCATAGTGCCATGCCACACGAACTCTCTCATTTCGACGAGCATGGCGCCAGCCGCATGATCGATGTGAGCCAAAAATCGATCACTCGGCGAAGCGCCAGAGCTAGCGCGATGGTAACAATGTCGACTGCAACCTTGTCACTGGTGCACAATCAAAAGTTGGCAAAAGGGAACGTACTTGAAATCGCTAGATTAGCTGGCATCATGGCCGCCAAGCGCACGGCGGATTTAATTCCGTTGTGTCATCCATTGCCGCTTGATTCCGTGACCGTCGATTTTGCTTTTCCCGACGAAGCCGAAAATTCGCGCCAAAATAGCGGCATTGTGCACATTGAGGCCACGGTCTCCTCTACCAGCAAAACTGGTGTAGAAATGGAAGCGCTTACAGCCGTCAGCATTGCGGCACTCACCATTTACGATATGTGCAAAAGCGCCGAGCGAGGTATGAGGATTGAGCATGTCCGGCTTGAGGAGAAATCTGGCGGTAGAAGCGGCGATTGGAAAGCATCGAGCGAATAGACAGGTTCGCGAGTTGGATGATTTTTACAGTTCTCCCTTTTCATCCAAACAAAGTCGCCGAATTCGCCAAAGAGTGGCGATGTCAAAGCGTGATTGAATGTAGACAAAACAGCGCGATTATTTTGGCGCTCGCTTGGCTTCGGCTAAAATTGGCTTGAGTTCTTGCACGAAGTCCCGCAAATCCTTGAACTCGCGGTACACACTGGCAAAGCGCACATATGCTACTTGATCGACGTCACGAAGATATTGCATCACCAGATTACCCAAGTAACGGCTGTCCACTTCAGTTTCGAAATTCGTAAATGCGTTATTTTCCACTGCCGTCACAATGCCTTCCAATTGTTCGTCGCTCACCGGTCGCTTCCAGCAGGCTTTAAGCAGACCAGATTTGATTTTTTCCCGATCGAACGGTTCACGCACGCCATCCTTTTTCACAACGTTAATCACCGGTTCTTCAACGCGCTCGTAGGTTGTGAACCTGCGGCTACAATGTACGCATTCTCGGCGGCGACGAATGGAAAAACCATCTTGCCCCGTGCGAGAATCAATTACTTTATCGTTATCCACACGGCAATAAGGGCATCGCATGCAGTTACTTTACAAATCTGGATAGCGGCAAATTAAGAGTGTGCGCAGAAAAACTGAGAGTCGATAGAGGAAACGATCGAATTCAATGAGAATTGCCTTAGCCAAAACGAATAGTTGATTTCCCATCCAATGATGCAGGACGATCGGGATCAGTTGCTGGGGGACTACTCAGAATTGGTGCTTGGTCGTTCGCCACTGAAGCAGGTGATTTAACCTGCTGACTCGCGGGCAAGCTGCTCAATTCCGGCAAATGATTCTCCGGAAGAACCAAACTGTTTTCCTTGGGCGCAACTTCTTTTGGTGCCGCTGTCCAATCGCGCCGCTGGCGAGAACTAGGAATGTTCATTGCCTTGCGGTATTTGGTGACGGTCCGCCGTGCTACTGTAAGCCCATGCTTACCTAATTCGGTTACTAAATCATCGTCGGATAGGGGACTGGCCTTGTCTTCTTTGTCAATGATTTCTTGGAGCTTCATGCGGACCGTGTCCCACGCTACTTCTTCACCATCAGCACTAACGGTGCCTCCCACGAAAAAGCGTTTGAGCGGGAAAATCCCCCGCGGCGTTTGAATCCATTTATCATCCACTGCCCGGCTCACGGTGGTCACGTGCACGCCCACCTTGTCAGCAATTTGCTGCATCTTGAGCGGCTCAATGGCCTCGGGCCCCTTGTTCAAAAACTCGATTTGATGATCGACAATCGCCTGCGACACCCGAGTGAGCGTATTGCGTCGCTGCTCAATGGATTCAATAAGCCACTGAGCAGCGTTGATTTTTCGCTTAATATATTCCCGTGTTTTTTCGTCCGTATCTCCGCTCATCAATAGTTTGCGATAATACGGACTGATAAACAAATTCGGGGTGCGGCCATCTTCCAAGCGCACTTTGTAGCGCCCGTTTTCACCCGGCTCAACAAATACGTCTGGCTCCACCGGTTGCACGTAGGTTGATGTAAATGCCGCGCCGGGCTTCGGGTTGAGGTGACGCAAATGCTCTAGTGTTTCCTTAATGAGCTCCAGCGAATAACCGGTTTTGCGTTCGATCTGCGGCAAACGGTTGTGTTCCAAGTCTTCGAGATGGTTCGAAATGAGCGTCTTCAGTTGCTCGTAATAGTCCATTCCGGGAACTAGCTGCAAAAGCAGACATTCCTTCAGATCACGAGCCCCTACGCCAGGTGGATCGAGTTTTTGCACAATCGAGAGCGCCTGCCGAGCCAATTCCAGTTGTGCCGGCGGTGCATCGGGCTCCACGAAGTCTTCTAGGCGGCTTTGCAGATAGCCATTGGCGTCCAAATTATAGATAATTCGGTCGCACCACTGGCGGACTGTGGAATCCAATTCAAACCAACTGAGTTGATGATGCAGATAATCGTTGAGGGACTCAGGCCGATCCACGGCGTTAGCCATGGCATCGTGCTTGCGTTCACCTTCTTCCTCCATCCGCGTGGCCGAAGGGCGGCTGCGTTCCTCGAAGTGATCGGGCCATTCTTCATCCAATTGCAACAGACGTTCAAAATCGTCTTCGTTGTTCTTTTTTTCGTCGACGACGAGTTCACGTTCTTCGACAGTGGGGGCATTAGGGTTTTCCTGCTCCGCTTGCTCTTCCGGCAGGTCCGGATCGAGCTCTTGCAATTCCAACGTCTCATTTTCCTGCATCTCTTGCTCAATCCGCTCCTGCAAAGCGAGGATTGGCAATTGCAAGATTTCCATCGACTGGATCATACGCGGCGCCAGAATTTGCTTCTGGACCATCCGCATTTCTTGGCCGAAGGAAAGTCGCATAATAGAGCTCAGAATTCAGGGTTCAAAAATCCAACGTCACATGTCATTCGCTTACTACTTAATTCCCAATCAACTACCGACCACCTCACCCTAACTCTACCATTTTTGGCTAAAACTTCTGTCGCCCGGACAGGGCATCCGCTAAAATTTCTTTGTTCGCAAATTCTAGTACGCTGCCCGTAGTAATACCCCGGGCGAGGCGAGTGATTTCAACTGGAAACCCAGTCAATTGCTGCGAAATAAACAAGGCCGTGCCGTCTCCTTCTAAGGTCGGATTTGTGGCCATAATTACTTCCCTAAACTCGCCGTTTCTTACCCGATTTACTAAAGCGTCGATTGTCAATTGGTCTGGCCCCATCCCATCCAGCGGTGCAATCCGCCCCAATAATACATGATACAACCCCTTATAGGTTCCCGGCTGCTCCAAAGCGATCAAATCGCGCGGCTGCTCCACTACGCACAATAAACGTCGATCGCGTTTTGGATCTCGGCATATTTCACACTCATCGGTTTCCGATAGGTTAAAACAGACCTTACAGTAGCGAACGTTCTCCTTTACATCACGAATGGCATCCGACAGAGCCAACGCGTCGGTTTTCGAAATTCGCAATAAATGGTAAGTAATTCGTTCCGCGCTTTTACGGCCTATGCCTGGAAGCCTGGCTAACTGTTCAATCAGCTTTGTGACGGACTGAGTGATCAAGGTTTAACAATTCGATGCTTTGGCAAAGACTGAATATTCGATCCAATATTATTCGGGTTCGGAGGATGGCTGAACGTCGAGGGAGCCGGCGCCGAGCGCTTCTTTCAGGCCCGGCAGATCCATCCCATCAGTCAAGCCACGAAGAACTTCCGCATGCAGTTCCTTCGATTTGGCGATGGCGGCATTCACCGCTGCGGGAACTAAATCTTCCATTAGCTCTCGGTCTTTGCGTTCAATCAACGATGGATCGATCGTAACTCGTAAAACTTGGCCTAATCCATCAACCTCCGCTTCGACCATGCCACCGCCTGCTTTGCCAGTGGCTCGGCGAGTTTTGAGTTCCTCGTTCATGGCCTGCATGCGACTGCCGACTTGCTGAGCCTGCTTAACGAGCGATGCCAGGTTTGTAAGTCCTTTGAACATGTTGTTTTTTGCTAGTTTTTGATT
This DNA window, taken from Pirellulales bacterium, encodes the following:
- the recR gene encoding recombination mediator RecR; this translates as MITQSVTKLIEQLARLPGIGRKSAERITYHLLRISKTDALALSDAIRDVKENVRYCKVCFNLSETDECEICRDPKRDRRLLCVVEQPRDLIALEQPGTYKGLYHVLLGRIAPLDGMGPDQLTIDALVNRVRNGEFREVIMATNPTLEGDGTALFISQQLTGFPVEITRLARGITTGSVLEFANKEILADALSGRQKF
- the rpoN gene encoding RNA polymerase factor sigma-54, which translates into the protein MRLSFGQEMRMVQKQILAPRMIQSMEILQLPILALQERIEQEMQENETLELQELDPDLPEEQAEQENPNAPTVEERELVVDEKKNNEDDFERLLQLDEEWPDHFEERSRPSATRMEEEGERKHDAMANAVDRPESLNDYLHHQLSWFELDSTVRQWCDRIIYNLDANGYLQSRLEDFVEPDAPPAQLELARQALSIVQKLDPPGVGARDLKECLLLQLVPGMDYYEQLKTLISNHLEDLEHNRLPQIERKTGYSLELIKETLEHLRHLNPKPGAAFTSTYVQPVEPDVFVEPGENGRYKVRLEDGRTPNLFISPYYRKLLMSGDTDEKTREYIKRKINAAQWLIESIEQRRNTLTRVSQAIVDHQIEFLNKGPEAIEPLKMQQIADKVGVHVTTVSRAVDDKWIQTPRGIFPLKRFFVGGTVSADGEEVAWDTVRMKLQEIIDKEDKASPLSDDDLVTELGKHGLTVARRTVTKYRKAMNIPSSRQRRDWTAAPKEVAPKENSLVLPENHLPELSSLPASQQVKSPASVANDQAPILSSPPATDPDRPASLDGKSTIRFG
- a CDS encoding YbaB/EbfC family nucleoid-associated protein; protein product: MFKGLTNLASLVKQAQQVGSRMQAMNEELKTRRATGKAGGGMVEAEVDGLGQVLRVTIDPSLIERKDRELMEDLVPAAVNAAIAKSKELHAEVLRGLTDGMDLPGLKEALGAGSLDVQPSSEPE
- the moaC gene encoding cyclic pyranopterin monophosphate synthase MoaC, with amino-acid sequence MPHELSHFDEHGASRMIDVSQKSITRRSARASAMVTMSTATLSLVHNQKLAKGNVLEIARLAGIMAAKRTADLIPLCHPLPLDSVTVDFAFPDEAENSRQNSGIVHIEATVSSTSKTGVEMEALTAVSIAALTIYDMCKSAERGMRIEHVRLEEKSGGRSGDWKASSE
- a CDS encoding ABC transporter ATP-binding protein encodes the protein MIEFDQVVRNYGPKTAVDRLTLAIPPGELFALLGPNGAGKTTSIKMLVGLLRPTVGTVRICNYDVVRETRQANRCLGYVPEEPYLYEKLSGREFLQFIADLYGLGREEAATRIAREIQNFSLAEFVDQMTESYSHGMKQRVVFAAALLHDPAVLVLDEPMVGLDPRSMRLVKDLLRERANAGMTVFMSTHTLGLAEEIADRIGIVDRGRLKFLGTVAQLRQQLAQEHTSLERMYLDLTATAEEAAARESV
- the nrdR gene encoding transcriptional regulator NrdR, whose translation is MRCPYCRVDNDKVIDSRTGQDGFSIRRRRECVHCSRRFTTYERVEEPVINVVKKDGVREPFDREKIKSGLLKACWKRPVSDEQLEGIVTAVENNAFTNFETEVDSRYLGNLVMQYLRDVDQVAYVRFASVYREFKDLRDFVQELKPILAEAKRAPK